A region of the Primulina huaijiensis isolate GDHJ02 unplaced genomic scaffold, ASM1229523v2 scaffold29509, whole genome shotgun sequence genome:
aaaatattgtataaacaGGAAACTGGATAGAAGGATGAGAGAATCATTATGCAGCAAAAGACAAAAAGTCTAGACCACGCAGAATTGATCAATGAATTATTTCTAGGAAGTgagaaaaacataaaatgaGTGATCTCTACGTCTTCAACAAGAGATAATAGACATCATGTTCTTCAATGGGTCAAACAAATATTAGCAGATGTTTGTTTCTATAACGTTTTAATCTTGTAATACTTCATCGAACAATTAGcgaaaaataatttcaatagaACGGTGAAAATAACTTGGGTCTACAATAAGAATATACCCAACGATAGAAGGTAAACTACAACCCAACACTCGGTCACCATGGAAAGAAAAATCAATGATTCTAATTAAGTTTTTATGTTGAAGAGTATGGTTTATTTGTATTAGTCAGGCAAGAGGGAAGGAAATTTAAAAAGGGCATTACAATCAAGATTCAATATAATAACAGTAACACCATCTTACTTTTCCCTAACAGTCTTCATAACCTTGGCATAATCAGCCACTGCAGCCGGATCATCAGGATCTATAGTAATCTTCTCTTTTCGAAGAATCCCTATGGCTGTGTCGAATTTCTTCTTAACCTCAAGAAAAATGCCCTTCAACATTTCTTCATAAAAATGTGCAACAGTAAGCAGCTCATAGtttaactttaaaaacatcaaaaagCTTAACATTCTGAGTCAGAAAACCTTAAATATCACATTCACTAAAATATACTTATTGAAAAACAATTCATCTCAGacaacaattaaaagaaaaaaacttgaaaacCTACCATGACCAACCAACAAAGCAAAGTTTTCAAGAAGCACGAGGAAACATACATCTATGCTGCTATTAACGTAACACCTGAAGTTAAGAAATGATGCTCGGAAACCAGTAACAAAAATATACCCTCAGATAAAactaaaaacaaaatcaagagaAAATTTTGCTAAATGCATTCATGATTGAACAGACAACACTCTGAATCAGCACCACTGATAACTAGCTCATTTTTCCGTAACAGATCTTCGTTCAGAACATCCAAATTCACTCCATGCTGATCTCTGCTGTCTCTTTCCCTTCCACCCACGTGATTGATGCAAGTACTTGTTTAAGTTTTCATTAAATGAATGGAGTGTGAATTCCAAAGTATTTATCTTCTGtatgattgaatatcaaacatgGTTTGTATCAAACATTGAATTCTCTACCAAACAATACAAAAAGTGAAATTAACTGAAATATACATGTTTTCAGCAGGATAATATTGTATGAAATGAAACCTAGACactgtaaaataaattaaagagacAAAGGGAATCAAAACGCTGCACCAGAATTTTGAACATCCCTTATCGAATCACCACTCGAAGCCCAAATTCAGTCCCCTACTTGTTTTGCATGACATTAGACAATTTGAATGAAATGAAACCTAGACACTGTATGATAAAATTAAAGAGACAAGGGGAATCCAAAAGCTGCAACAGAATTTTGAACATCCCTCATCCAATCACCACTTGAAGTCCAAATTCAGCCCCCTAACAGTTTTGAATGACATCAGACAATGTAGATCACGGTTAATATGAGACACTCAAAAGAGAAGAACGATGGAGTTAAAATTGCTGAACTATTTTTTAAGCAGAGAACTTCAAGATGCAACGTATTCGATTTCCTCAGCCTCTTTCCTacaaaaattctgaaaattttgatacCCATTTCGTCATTGTCACAGACTAAATTTTAAACACAATTACTGACAAGAAAAATCAACGATTCCCCAAGAAAAAAACCTAACATCAACAGTAATAACAGTGGCAAAAATAGATTTAGAACTCACCATCACCCTTTAACGCAGGGGGATTCGAGCCAGCTCCTTTCGCAACGCCACGAGCTGGAATAGCATACTCCGATCGCACAAGAAAACTTTGTCCACTATACAcctgggaaaaaaattaaaaatccaaTTCACACATATCTGTAATACAGCAATAATCAAAAGCAAACGcaataatttaatgaaatttttgcTCATTATATAAATAGATCTATGAATTcagaaaaaaacaataaaaacaaaacCTGGCGAATAGATCTGAAGAGGAGGCGAGTGGAGAAAGCCATTTCGGGTTGGAAAGAGCAAATGCCCGAGTTTCAGTCTTTGGGGTTTTCAACTGACCTAGTTAAATTTCTTCGTCCTACGATTGATTTCATGGAAGGGAGGaacgaaaataaaaatacagaatttaaaaaaaaaacaaacaaacaaacaaactgaAAACGTCGCCGTATCAATGAGCAAAATGCTCTTTATGGGCCATTGATGTCCGGGCTCTATACATGTTTCTGTTCTTATTGATTAGCAGATATGGTGCAAGCGGTCCGGTCCTGGCCGGGCAATATCGTTACGGTCAAATTCAAACAGTtcgttgctttttttttttgatttaatCACGAATcattaatttaattcattttataatattttaacaatATTGGAAATAATTCTAAGTCCTGATTTCGATATAATAATGATATTAAATGTTGAAAATCATTTGGAAAGTATCTAAACTCTCGACGTATACTGCCTATTGCCAGAGCGCTTGTCACACTTCGTATTTTGTTGTAAAAGTCATGTATTCTTTAACTAATTATATAAATCAGTAGGAATAAGAAGAATACATAGAAATAAGAGGTCAAAAGAAAAAGCAAACTCGATTTTGTGTAATTATTAAGTAAATGTGGAACCTTTATAAATAGAAGTTGAATTATTTGATGGGCAGACACTTACTTGTTGGGCCCTGTGAAACTGGTACCATTTTCGTTGAACAACACTGGAAAacttcaaatatataatatcaaattgcattgtaaaaGCCATAAATTTTGACAGCGTAAAATCGTTtctatatcatataatattgaTAAATTTGACACAAAAGAGGACATTAACCCccgaatttatatatatatatatatatatatatatccaacaaGCACATTTGGATAAATTTTGAGTTCCGACAAGCTATGACGACTTGTGATTAAACATGAGAAATATAATATGAGTTCATCAAGTGGTATATATATCTGCATCAGCAGGCACAACCACCACGTTGCTCTGTCTCAGAAACAGCTTCTGTTATGCCATGAAAGTATCTGTGTGAAGAAAATTTAAAAGGCAAAAAGGGAGCTTAGATGAACTTGTAGAAGTTAGATAAATTAAATGTAAGAGAACAACAAATTATTTAGAGAGACAGGGATGGGAAAATTAAACAAATCTCAGGTAAATTGAAAATATAGGAAAACATCGAGCAAACATACcataaatatgttatttgaatttGACACTCATTTTAATGAACATCAACCACGGAGAAAAGTTGCTCGCACTCCTACTGCTCATAATAAATAGCTATCAAGCATGTTAGTAGTTTGTTGTTCTACAAGATTGTACGTGAGTTTTTTGCCTTGGTAAAAAGTAGACATTAAGAGTTACACTTAACTACTGGAAAAATTAATAACACAAAATAATGATATCTTGATTTTTCTCCCACTGATAGTTGTGGTAATTTCTGCCATATATGCATACCTTCTATTGCTACGAAATAAATGATGCACTGGTTGAAACCAACCAAACAAACTTAAGGAAACTAAGTTTTTCTTCTCCCTCAGTTCATATTGATGAGTTAACACATCTACATGAGCTAAAAGTAGCAGGAGCAAAACAATGTCTACAAAAAATTGGTGGAGATAATCTGATTCAGGGTTGGATCGAATTTGGTGTTGGAAGCAGaatcccactttaaatggtttgGATCTAGATCCAAAATGGATTTACTAAGATCCCGTTAAAATTATACATCTGACTACCATTTAAAAATTTGACagcatacaaaaataaaaatacatagaTAAAACCAATACATTGCCACCAAAAACAACACCACAACACATACCGTGCACTACCATGGATTTCATAAGCACTTGGATTTTTTTTCCTGATGAACAACAAGGGTCTCATTTTTATTTGGGCAGCAAAGAATGTTAAATATGAGTAATTTGAGATGAATGGAACACATTCCAAAAATGAATTACATTTTTTTCAGACATTTTGGTCAATGCTAATCAATTATACATCGGTTTGATAAGGATAAAATTAAAACCGAAAATTGATTGCCAGTGCTCTACACATGTATATATAGAAAATAAGAGTGAGGTGTTTCAGCATTCAAATGTGATGACAAATAGAGTATTTGAGTTTCACTCACTTGTCCTGATCATTCTCAATCGCTAGCGCAGTTTTTGCAATACTCGAGAATGCGGTATCAACATCGTAATCCTCCTTAGCTGATGTCTCAAAGTAAGGTATGTTACCTTTTGAAGCACACCATTCCTTGACTTTCTTCTCTGAAACCTGTATTTGACCAAATTAGAGCCAAAAAACAATAACAATGGAATTTTAGAAGCACAACTGAACTTACCATGGAATACACTGAAATCTAACCTTTAAAcatatttctttttatatttatgaCCTCcttaaaactaaaaatatatatataagaaggTTGTTTTTTCAGAAAATAGAACACACTTCGAGGGAGTGCCGATCTCGAAATTTTCCCAACTTACCACTCTGCTATTACCACCATCTATATCAATCTTGTTTCCGAGTAATATAAATGGAAATGTCCTTGGGTTAGCTGGATTAGCCTGCACCATAAACCcaattttattaattcactGCAAACTAATGTCCATTTTTCTCACTTCACGACATCACAATCAACGAGAATACATAGGTACACGAGTTATACTGAAAATGTATTGAAATTGGGAGTTATATAGAGGTAAGACAAAGAAGCCACCAACCTGCTTAAGAAATTCTTCATACCAATTGTCCAGCGTATCAAAGGACCGCATCACGTTCACATCATACACAAGAACACAACAATCGGCCCCTCTATAAAACGCAACTCCGAGACTTTGAAATCTCTCCTGGCCAGCAGTGTCCCAAATCTGCCAACCCAAATCCACTTACATTCCTCCAAAGCAAACACGAATTTcgacatttaaaattttcaacaaaaacctTCGAACACAATACCCAGACACTAATATGAAACCCACTTGCAGAGTGACGGGTCGATCGTCTATCTGAAGTTCCTTGGTGACAAAATCAGCCCCAATTGTCGCTTTGTACTGCTGACTGAATTTCTTGTGCACGTATCTATTTTAAGCAGTCAAAGAATTATCATGATACAACAACACGCACAAACAATAGGTATAAACACTTTAGAAACCGAAATCATCCAACTTCCAATCTTGAACACAGAAGTTACGTACAAAAACTACAAATAAACATATGAAGACGAAACTATCCAGATCAAAGAGTAAACGAAACAAAACACACTAAGATACTGGTTCATCAACGAGGTTTTGCCTACCCTGCACAAGATAAACAAAATtaggaaaattaattaaagaacaAAAACCTAAAAACcataatatcaaaaaaaaaaaaaaaagtatatatatgtgtgtgcgcgcgcgcaAATGGCAtcaaaaaataaggaaaaatacCCGCTGTCCCCGAGGACGATGATCTTGAGCAACGTGCGCCTACGCATGGACATTTTCTTGATTAAGGCGAGTtttcctaatttatttattttccctAAAATGGATTTTTGAAAGCAAAAAAAGTGAGAATTGTGAAGAAGGGAAAGAGAATGGAGAAAGGGGCGCCAATTTAGATCTCTCTCAGAATCTCTCATTTTAATATACCAACGACAGTTggataaaattcataaatttttttatctaacaTTATTAATGGTTatttattatcaattttatAACAATTGTCAGAATCAATCAGTtggataaaattaataaattttttaatttattatctaaCATTCGTAATAGTTATTTATTATCAATTTGATAACAATTTTCGTATGGTTTCATGGACTTATATTTGTGAGAAATGTTAACacattcataataaaaataatattttttatggactATTgtagattcgtctcacaaaatttactAGTAAGACGGTCTCAGTGTTTTTGCATTTTTAATTGTTATTCTAACTGTGTTATATTatgtaataaaagaaaaacagctTATCTACGAGACAATGTCACGATAATTTttgtgtttaatttaatttaactatCGAAAAAAATACTTATCTCAACTATTTAGTTTGGACAATACTTCAAACGCTAGGGACGAGGAGTTCACTATGATTAGTTCTTTTATGACTATACTACTATCTTTAACTTAAATTTAGCATGCAGAATAAACAACTTCAATTCAAGGATTTCACAGTTCTAATATCCAATTTAATAACACGAGGCTTTAATTGAAactgagttttttttttctcaatcaaACAAAATCAACACTCTTTCATCCGGAGAAGATTGGTGTCAAATCGAAATGTCTTTAATTCACATGGGGTATGACATATATGATTGAATAAACAATATGAAAATACAATAATAGATTTAACCCCAAAAAAAATTGGggtatatattaaatttaacaatCAATCCGCTATTCGACTAACTGTTTTGAAGCACACACCATATTTTTAGACACGACTTGGTGCAGAGGACAAGACATTGATCAATTACTTATCGTTGTTTCGTCCAATGCTTGGCCCAAATTCTACAAATGATTAGTGActacatatattattattttatctaaatatattgattattaTCTTTATATTATGTTTGATTCATCGTCTCATCCATAAACCAATCGCGCTTCAGGTCTAACGATTTGGGGTGAGTGTGGTTGTCCATAATCATCAGCGAATGGTCTTGATGACTACATATGTTTAGTTGGGGTAAATATGAGTATTTCTAagctttaaatcatacaacgtATTCTATCAAAAGAAGCAAAAACAAgttaaataatgttttttctTGCAAAGAATGAATTGTCTCTCGAATCCATTCATTGCATATAAGATATTGTTAATAGaagatcttttatttttctatggtgtaatgttaataattaataatgtagaatataatgttttttattattataaatgtcACTGTATGTGTtcagttaataaaaatatatttatataacatcgattttattaaaaaaaaatttatatgaataCAAATGGCTCAAATTTTTTTCGCACATGATAAACCCTACACATATattcatatgtatatatagatataatatatatacacacatgtgtacatatacatatttgaATAGTGAAGAATGCTAGTTTGGTTGTACATGATATAGTGCAGGGTTGTAAGATAATCGAGCCGATTCACGAGGTTTTTGAtctgttttgataaatatttgattcgtatttGAACTTATCGAAGTCGAACATGTTCGAACATTTTTCGAGTCAAACTTgagtcaaaattattttattcgatAATTTACGAACCGCTCGCGatacttaatattttattaatataaaattattatacatTAAATTTATATACATTTCGAGTCTTTTGAACCTCTATTCTCGAATCTTAATATCTGAGTAATAGTACGAATAACTCACAAATAGGTCAAATATTTCGAGCCGAACGTGAACTTGAACTTCATTTCGAGACAAACTCgagcaaatttttttaaaatttttgagtttCGAATCGagctcaaattcaaattcaaattcaaactcaaatattttcaattcaaacCTTGAGTTTGAATTAATATTCAGCTCGATTCGATTTGTTCCATTTAATGGACCTTCCAAGCAAGAGCCCACTGCAAGCTCAGTGGACTTCACTCACACCAAAGTTCTCCCGACTCTCTATGATAAAGCCAAATTTCCAAGAAATTTCAATCACGATTTGTATTTTTAAGAATTATGTTTTCCCAAATCCACCCATTTCTCGCCCTTTTCCCCCAACATCGACCTCTAGGTTTTCCCTGTTCACACTGATCAAAGACCCtttcgatttttatttattcgtATAATTTTGGATATTAAGATTAAAGTGAATATGGATTGTTTTGGGAACGGGAGCATGTTTCCTCCGGGATTCAGATTCCACCCCACAGATGAAGAGTTGGTGGTTTTCTATCTCAAAGGGAAGATCTGCCGGAAACGATACCGTGATGATGTAATCGGAGAAACCGATGTTTACAAGTGGGACCCCGAGGAGTTGCCGGGTACGATTCTTTTTCTTGATTGCTGAAAATCGTTGACTTGATTTGTCTTCCGGGTCTTTCGATTTTTATGATTATTGGGCAGATTACTTGATGATAATCCTAACCGATTGGGGTTTTGCggttttgtttgttttgtttgttAACAGATCAAAATGCGATTTTTGTGGTGCTGATTTTTGTTTAAGTCGAAAATTTGTAGTTTGAAATTTCTGTTTTGTTGGGAGATAGCTGTAACTGTGTTTCTGTTTTAACAATACGTTTCTCTTGAATGTGATCCGACATTGTAATATAgccaataaaaatatgaaattcggATGAAATTTCGATGGCTGTAGTGTTTAATTAAATgggttgagtttttttttttttttaaaaaaaaaactaattggTGATGTTACTTAACAAATTTTGAATGATTTAGTCACAAGTTCTTGATCCTGCATATTTTGTTACACTGAGAAGTCGCTTTGATTTTGGACTTATACCTTCGTTTTTAGAAATACGCAGAAGTATGATATGTGGCTCCAAGTGCTTAATTCAGTCCGAAATCTCAGTTTCAGTAATTTTTCCACACTTTTATGTGTGAGAGCAGATGTTTTTGAGGGTTGAATTTTAATTCTACGCCCTTTAATTATGTTAGGAATTTTGATTTAGTCATTAATTTTTGTAGCTTGATTTACTGACATTTCATGTATCTGATATACAGGGTTATCAAAGCTGAAAACTGGTGACAGGCTGTGGTTTTTCTTTAGTCCTAGAGATAGGAAATATCCAAATGGAGCGAGGTCGAACCGAGCGACGAGGCATGGTTATTGGAAAGCCACAGGGAAAGACCGTGTTATCATGTATAAATCTCGTTCCGTGGGGATAAAGAAGACTCTGGTCTTCTATGGAGGTCGTGCACCTAGTGGAAAACGGACTGATTGGGTGATGCATGAATATACCATGGACGAAAAGGAGCTGGGAAGATGCGAGAATGTGCAGGATTACTATGCACTATATAAGTTATACAAAAAAAGTGGACCTGGTCCAAAAAATGGTGAGCAATATGGTGCACCTTTCAGGGAAGAGGACTGGGTTGAAGATGATCTTGATGTTCATTACCAAATTGACGGGGACAACTCGATGAAGCGACCTAGTGACACCGAGCTAGTTGATGATCCAAAAACTGTTAATTGTCAACCCTGTTCACCAGTAGATGAGCTTGAGGAAATCTTGAATCAAGTGGCAAATGATTCTGTGCTAGTTCCACCTCATTCAGCTGATTTTGGATTTTCTCTTGATCAGTTTCTTGGTGAGTTGGAAAATCAGAGTTCCTCAGTGGAGCATACTTCAAAAGATATGGCTTCTCCATTTCTCCAACCATGTACCCAGCAACCTAATGCAAAAGCTAGCTTTGACTTTGCACAGTCTGACATTACTCAATTACTAAATGAGGCGCCTGAGGTCACTTCTCAAAGTCTTAGTGGGCAAGAGCGTTGTTTGACTGAAGAGGACTTTCTTGAGATCAATGATCTGATTGGTTCGGAACCAACTTTGCGAAATCTTGTTGAACCAGTTGATAATCTGGAGAATCTGCAGTTTGACGAGTTTGATTATTGGGGCGAGATTGACCAGTACCAAGATGCGGCATTGTTCTTTGATGAAATGGGGCATGTTGAGTCTGGTCAGAATTCACAACTACAAGGGAATTATTATGGAAATGTTGCGATGGACCCGGTCTCAAGCTCGTTTTCCAACAATCTCGAGAATGGAACAGTGAATTACCAGTGGACAGATGAGCAAAGATGCGATAATTTCACTACGACAGAAGCAAATCAAATGTTAGTTAGTTCCTCAACATCAGGTACCAAAACTATTGCAAAGTTCAATTTTGAGAAGCTGCATGTGTATATGTGATTTACTCCAACTTTACAAGATACACTAcgttttttttatctatatttacTAATCTCATCGAGCTCTTGCTCAGATGGATGGTATGGGAAGACCATGTCATCTTCCAAATGGCAAAAACTCTCGTGCCCGAGTGGAAACGGGGGAGTTTGAGCCCACCTTGAAGAGCTCTTCTTCCAATGTACTAGTATCAAACTGTATGCTAATTTTGTTAGTTTTAAACTTTTAGGTTTGATCCATCAAAATCCGATTCATAACCATAACCATGGCGATATTATAAACTTTACCACCGGAGCATATCAAAACCAAAACAACAAACAGGATGATAGTACAGACTCTCGGTTCTCGTCAGCTCTGTGGGCTTTTGTGGAGTCCATACCAACTACTCCTGCTTCGGCTTCTGAGAATGCTTTGGTAAATAGAGCTTTCGAACGAATGTCTAGCTTCAGTAGGATACGTCTAAACGCCAGGAACATGAACGTTGCGACAGGCAACACCTCAGCAAGTTCAAGGATTTCTGGCAAATCTATAAATGGTTTTATATGTTTTTCTTTAGTTGGAGTATTGTGTGCCATCTTGTGGATGATGTTTGGAACCTCTGTAAGAGTGTCGGGTTGAGATATTACCGATTACATAAATAACGTCTGAATAGAAATATTTGCTCCAGCGACTCCCTGGATGTTAACAAAAttacatgtatttttaaaggttatggtaatatattttgatgtgcaagataaaaattaaaatatattttaaataaggaATCCGAGCTCGtcaccaaataaaataaatatgaaaacaaTGGGTCAGAATTCGTTTTCCTTTCGCCCACGAATTTCGCAAGTATtctgtattttaaaaattttaaaatatttcacttCTATTATTGCACAGTACGTGGAAAGGTTAGTTGGCAGCCTAAAAGTTTCCATTCCGATGTCTGACAAATTGGACCAAGTCATAATAAGCCATCAACTAATcatcattttattatatttgaggAAAGTTCCAAAGTTTATTAATCATCGAAATTTCAACGTAATACGAAAAATATGTATAAGTCGGATAACAACATGacaaatttaattacttttaattttttttatgtttaaaaaagtTAAATAAGTGCCAATTTCAAATATGATAGAGTATATATTTATTCGTTTTACAAAATAACTtgaaaaacttatattttataaaattatataaatcaatatatataattttgaaatactgTTGTACTCTATGATCTTATTGGTCTGACTTGAATATTAACCATCAGTTTTCACTAATACTGtctctttcatttttttcataGGATCATCGATCTGCTCatgttttatattaaaacttgtTAAATCTTTAAGAGATTctttaatattcaaaaatttcaaaatcaaattatATGAAGTAAAACATTGAAGAATAACTACTGTTAAGTTTAATAGTAAAAATGTCTaaaacattaattttatttacttgttcATATCAGCTGGTGAACAATATTTCATTGATCCACCAAATATACGAcactattaaaaatataaacgcACTCAgtaaacaatatatataaatgtattcTTCAGCAAGTTTTTGAGTTAAATTAACTTAAATAAACCTAATTCAGAACATAATTATATAAAGATTCCATGGCTATGTAATTTCGCAGCTAGCTTCTCGTGGATCATCAACACTTAGGCATATCCGGAGGCGGCGGCAGCATTTTCTCGTTTGGGCCTTTTCCATTTTTAACAATAAATGTCATCCCCATTCCCCAGCTTACATGTCGTTCGAAATGGCAATGCATGAACCAAACTCctgtaataaaaatatcatgcaaATTTGATGATGAATGATATACGCATACTGTCGTCGTGTATATGCATATATATGCAcaagtttgtgtgtgtttttgtGCCGCAAATGTACCTGGATTATTTGCCCGGAATCGTATGGCCGTCCATCCGTTTCTTGGAACCGCAATAGTTTCCATCAACGGAGGATCTACGAGATTATAGTTCAAAGGATCCCTGCTTCTGTTAAAGTTCCCAAATCCCGATCCAACGACGTAAAAACTGTATCCATGTAAGTGCATTGGATGATCCACGCCTCCGGCTATGTTTGTTCCCTGGAAAACAAGCTCCACAGTAGAATTATACTCCAGAACATTTACGTCGGTTCCATTTTCAGGCGTCCACAGGAGACCAGGGACTATATCTTCTGTATAATTATACTGAAAAGGCGGATTATCAGGAAAATCAGCCTCATAAACTCCGCCGATATGCTTGTAGTACGCTTGAAGAATGGCTTCTTTCGGCAGTACCAAGGTTATGTTATTGACACTTGCAAGTAACCGGTTGTCACTCGGTCCAGCACACGGGCTTTCAGTTGGACATGGCCGTGTGTTGATTGAAATAGCAAACAGCAATTTATCTGTGATATTTAAAGGGACATCAACAGGGTATCTTTTGTTGGCTAAACTTCTGAGCTGGTTGGTGAATGTGACGGATGCCAGCGTGTCGTTGACTCTGGGGAAAGTTGGAAGAATCAACGAGGAAGGTGGAGTGTAATTCCCGGCGTATTCTATGATTCCTGTGGTGGTTGTGTTGTCAACAAGCCCGGCACTGGCATAAACCTTAGCAGCCATGTAATACTGGCTCGGGTTTTGATTAGCTTCCAGCAAGAAATCTATGGTTTGCCCCGGGGAGATGGTGATGTAATTGCTGTTTATCGGCTTTGTGTAGCTTCCGTCGGATCCAACCACTGTGATATTATGGTTCGCGATCTTAAAGAACATAATGTTGTTCATCACTGCATTAACCATTCGGAACAAATATGTTTTGCCATATTCCACTGTCACCTTGAATGTATCTGCATTTAACATATATTGTGATTATATCTAATAATCAATATgcattactatatatatttatatatatggaaCCCTCATAATTAACCTTTCTAAGCTTCTCACTAAAAAATCATGATCTTGTACGAGATGACTAACCTTGTCTAGAGCACGGGTATAGGTCACCCGGCTGGCCGTTTATAAGGAAAGCATCGGAAACATTTGGGTCGCCTCCGGTTCGTAGGAATTCCTCCATAACTTGCTGCACATCACTTTTCCACCACTCTCCTATATTCCCCAACATTCAAAACCATTACTAATTACCCATTTCTTTGTCTCCTTTTTGGGATTTATATAATGAGGTTTATATTTCTTTGGTATGTACGTACCTAATATGATGGGAACTTCAGCATGAGGTTTGGGGAATGGATAGTCGTCTCTCTTCTGTGGTAAAATAACGAGAGCACCTAGCACGGTGGCCCTCGACCATTCGCTGTGTGCATGCCACCACAGGGTTCCTTCCTCGTCAGAGAGAACGACCCGTTGCGTAAATTTAGTACCGGGCCTGATGGGGCACTGTGTTACGTATTCGGGCCCGTCTGACCATGGATACCTTGGCAGCTTCACTCCATGCCTGAAACGAACATAAACACAGTTTTAGATATTCCATTGGATTAGATTACTGCAACCGTATAACATGTTTGGCAGAGAAAATTCATGTGTACCAGTGAATGGTTATATTGTGATCTGCTAGATTATAAACATCGACAATGACCAAATCTCCTTTTCTCGCATAGATAGTTGGCCCCGGAAATTGTCCATTTATCGTGAGGATGGTCTTGTTGCTGCAAAGC
Encoded here:
- the LOC140967883 gene encoding laccase-14-like is translated as MKALIFHVIICVILLCGVLPSQAAVRRYKFELRNTSYSRLCSNKTILTINGQFPGPTIYARKGDLVIVDVYNLADHNITIHWHGVKLPRYPWSDGPEYVTQCPIRPGTKFTQRVVLSDEEGTLWWHAHSEWSRATVLGALVILPQKRDDYPFPKPHAEVPIILGEWWKSDVQQVMEEFLRTGGDPNVSDAFLINGQPGDLYPCSRQDTFKVTVEYGKTYLFRMVNAVMNNIMFFKIANHNITVVGSDGSYTKPINSNYITISPGQTIDFLLEANQNPSQYYMAAKVYASAGLVDNTTTTGIIEYAGNYTPPSSLILPTFPRVNDTLASVTFTNQLRSLANKRYPVDVPLNITDKLLFAISINTRPCPTESPCAGPSDNRLLASVNNITLVLPKEAILQAYYKHIGGVYEADFPDNPPFQYNYTEDIVPGLLWTPENGTDVNVLEYNSTVELVFQGTNIAGGVDHPMHLHGYSFYVVGSGFGNFNRSRDPLNYNLVDPPLMETIAVPRNGWTAIRFRANNPGVWFMHCHFERHVSWGMGMTFIVKNGKGPNEKMLPPPPDMPKC